The Rhododendron vialii isolate Sample 1 chromosome 6a, ASM3025357v1 genome includes a window with the following:
- the LOC131330429 gene encoding 2S seed storage albumin protein-like produces MAKFTILAAALVAFLAIAEATRTTITTTVVEEDNPGQQQRCREQIQRQQNLRDCQMFLQQQARGGGGGSDVAMITADVPNPRQQQQLRRCCQQMENLNEQCRCEGVREAVRQQREQGEMQGEEMREMMQEAENLPSRCNLSPRRCQIRASLY; encoded by the coding sequence ATGGCCAAGTTCACAATCCTAGCAGCTGCCCTTGTAGCCTTCCTAGCCATTGCCGAGGCCACCCggaccaccatcaccaccaccgtgGTGGAGGAGGACAACCCCGGGCAACAGCAGCGCTGCCGCGAGCAGATCCAGAGGCAGCAAAACCTCCGCGACTGCCAGATGTTCCTGCAGCAGCAAgcgagaggaggaggaggagggtccGACGTCGCGATGATCACCGCCGACGTCCCGAACCCTCGCCAGCAGCAGCAGCTCCGCCGGTGCTGCCAGCAGATGGAGAACCTCAACGAGCAGTGCCGGTGCGAGGGCGTGAGGGAGGCCGTGAGGCAGCAGAGGGAGCAGGGGGAGATGCAGGGggaggagatgagggagatgaTGCAAGAGGCCGAGAACCTGCCCTCCAGGTGCAACCTCAGCCCGCGGCGATGCCAAATCCGAGCCTCCTTGTACTAA